A genomic stretch from Candidatus Melainabacteria bacterium includes:
- a CDS encoding isoprenyl transferase has product MGRGLAKAPSKQKPDNKPNVEKVQDGGALPLDHVAIIMDGNRRWAADRHQPRMMGHKAGVKTLKELVRHVGRLRLKFLTVYAFSSENWQRSKEEVGFLLDLFQNVLVTELEELSENNVRLTFLGDLMQLPENLQASMRRAMEKTSNNTGLCLQVAINYGSRLEITEAVKKIGREIAAGRLQVEEITDELISAHLYTSGMPDPALLIRTGGEMRLSNYLLWQAAYTELYVTPILWPDFTPEAFDKAIVEFCSRQRRWGT; this is encoded by the coding sequence ATGGGCAGGGGCTTGGCTAAGGCACCATCAAAACAGAAACCTGACAACAAACCCAATGTCGAAAAGGTGCAAGACGGCGGCGCTTTGCCGCTTGACCACGTCGCCATTATTATGGACGGCAACCGACGTTGGGCCGCAGATCGCCATCAGCCTCGCATGATGGGTCACAAAGCGGGCGTAAAGACTTTGAAAGAGCTCGTGCGTCATGTTGGACGGCTGCGTCTCAAGTTTTTGACTGTTTATGCATTCTCGAGTGAAAACTGGCAGCGTAGTAAAGAAGAAGTCGGATTTTTGCTCGACCTCTTTCAAAACGTCCTGGTTACCGAACTCGAGGAATTGTCGGAGAACAATGTGCGGCTGACTTTTCTCGGCGATCTCATGCAATTGCCTGAAAATCTGCAGGCATCGATGCGCCGAGCCATGGAGAAGACCAGCAACAACACAGGTCTGTGCTTGCAAGTAGCGATCAATTATGGCTCTCGTCTGGAAATCACCGAAGCGGTCAAGAAAATTGGTCGCGAGATTGCTGCTGGGCGGCTGCAGGTGGAAGAAATTACAGATGAGTTGATCAGCGCTCACTTATATACGAGCGGAATGCCTGACCCGGCTTTGCTAATTCGGACGGGTGGCGAGATGCGCCTGTCCAATTATTTGTTGTGGCAGGCGGCTTACACTGAGCTGTATGTGACGCCTATTCTCTGGCCGGATTTTACGCCTGAGGCTTTCGATAAGGCTATTGTTGAATTTTGCTCGCGCCAGAGACGCTGGGGCACGTAA
- a CDS encoding YqeG family HAD IIIA-type phosphatase: MVFLRPTYLIDGDVTDIDLDQLTRDGIKGIIFDLDSTIMAPHSGKITAETATWLELARENFKLAVVSNNKNDPYIQKVQEHLNMTVLGRAAKPSRKLFLRVLDEFELPADQVVVVGDRPLTDVWGGHRAGMKTILVWPLKTMNEPSYVLFFRKLERCFIKP, translated from the coding sequence ATGGTATTCCTTCGCCCGACCTATCTAATCGACGGTGACGTCACCGATATCGACCTCGACCAGCTCACACGAGACGGCATCAAAGGCATTATTTTCGACCTCGACAGCACCATCATGGCGCCGCATTCGGGCAAAATTACAGCCGAAACCGCCACATGGCTGGAACTCGCTCGCGAAAACTTCAAGCTTGCCGTCGTCAGCAACAACAAGAACGATCCATATATACAAAAGGTGCAAGAGCATCTCAACATGACAGTGCTTGGCAGGGCGGCAAAGCCAAGTCGGAAACTGTTTCTTCGCGTGCTTGACGAGTTCGAACTGCCCGCAGACCAGGTGGTTGTCGTAGGCGATCGCCCCCTTACCGATGTCTGGGGTGGTCACCGCGCCGGTATGAAAACGATCCTCGTCTGGCCGCTCAAGACAATGAACGAACCGTCTTACGTTCTCTTTTTCCGCAAACTGGAAAGATGCTTTATCAAGCCGTGA